GGACGCGGCTGCCGTTCGCGACCGCCGAGCAGAACTTCGAGACCGCGTGCCGCGACGGCATCGGGGCCCGGCTCCGGTGGCCGCGGGGCGGCCGCGCGGGCAACGGTGTCGCCGAGATCTCGGCGGTCCGGCTCGTCCGCGACGAGCTGCTGCCGCTCGCGGCGGCCGGGCTCGACGCGTGGAACGTGGAACCGGCCGACCGCGACTTCTACCTCGGGGTGATCGAGGGGCGCTGCGAGCGCCGCGTGAACGGCGCCTCGTGGCAGGTGGACACCTACCACCGGGCCCAGGAGGCCGGCCTCCGCCGCGAGGCGGCCCTGGCCGCGACGACGCGCCGCTACGCGGAACTCATGCACGAGGGAGCCCCGGTCCACACCTGGCCGGTCGGCTTCCCGGCCCCGGCCCGCATGCCGGACCTGTCGGCCTGACGGCGGGTGGCCGGGGGCCGCGTCGGCCTTGACCGCTTGTCGGTCGGGCGTCTGCGGGCTGTGGCCCGCCCTCGGCCGGACGGCGCGTTGCGCGACCCGGACACGGGGCCGTGTCCGCCTGCCGGACGTGCGTCAGCAGGTCGCGACCCGTCCTCGGGGGATCGGTCGGCACGAGCCCAGGTCGCGCCCTGGGGGACATGACGCCCCACGGCGGGCGGCGCGTTGCGGGGCGCGGCCTTGGCGGGGGCGCCGCGCTAGGGGGTGTCCGCAAGTAGCGTCGTCCGCCCGCAGGGCGGGGCCCGGGGCGTCCGGTGCGGTGCGTCGCGAGGCGGAGGATCGGTGTTGTGGATGGACCAGCCGTACTCGGCCGAATTCGACTCTGCGGCGAGGTGCCGTGCCAGGCGGGACTCTGCGGACACGCCCTAGCGCTTCGTGCCGCCCACCGACATGATCGCCTCGATCATCACCGCCTGGATTTCGGCCGGGTCGCTCACCTCGTAACCCGCGCCGCCGGTGATTCTAGCGACCTCGTCCATCTCCTCGCGGTTGGCCTCCGGGCCGACGGCGATCGCGATCAGTGGGACCGGGCGTCGCGGGTCGGCCAGTTTGCGGAGTTCGGTCATCAGGGATGTGCGGGCCGTGGTGTCCGTGTCCGGGCCGCCGGTGAGGATGATGACCGCGTTGCACTTGCCGCTCACGTACGACGACTGGGCCTCTTTGAAGGCGGCCAGCGTCGTGTCGTACATACCGGTCGCCGCGGCCGACCCCGTCGCCACGGGCGCCAGCGCGGAGACCGCGTCCGAGAGGCTTTCGCGGTGGGTGGCGCCGTCCTTGGCGCGTTCGCCGAGGGGCGCGGTCTCCGACAGCTTGCGGAAGTCCTTCGCGCCGTCGAGCCCGGCCGCGAAGCCCCACAGACCGACCTCGTCCGCCGGCGTGAACCGCGCGAGCGTCTGGAGCATCGAGGTCTTCGTGACGTCCATCCGGGACTCGCCGCCGCGCTCGGGTACGGGCCCGGCCATCGAGTTCGACGTGTCGACGACGACGGTCAGCCGGGCGTCCTGCACGGTGACCGTCCACATGCCGAGCGTCTCGTCGACCATGTCCGACGCCGGAGGCTGTGCGTTCGTCAGGGCGAACGGCTGCGGCGCGCGGCCACCCGCCGTACGGACCAGGCCGCCGGGCACCACCGAGTGGCCCGTACGGAACCCGTGCTCCGCCATCGTGCGCTGGGGCCCGTCCTCGCTGAGGAGGGAGATGAACCGCATCGCGGCGCGGCTCTCCTCCGTGGTCAGGTCGGGCTCGTTGACCAGGTTCAGCGGGTAGTTGAGGACCGGGGCCGCGTCCGTCGGGTAGAACAGCTGGAGGTCGGAGCCGCCGTCGTCGGCGGAGTTGTGGACGAACGCGGCCTGTTCGGTGAGGAACACCGCCTCGTTGCCCCGCGCGTTGCCCGACGCGCCGCGCACCAGGGACCGGACCACCTGGCCGTCCGATTCGGACACACGCTCCGCCAGCGCCTCGGCGGTTGCGGCGATCCGGGTGTCGCTGTCCGGGTCCTCCTCGCGCGTCGACCCGACGACGCTGCTGAACGCGAGCAGCCCGGTGGCGCTGCGCGCAGGATCGGCCGCGCCGAGCCGCAGCGCGTCCTTGCCGGCGGCGGTGGCCGTCAACTCCGCCCAGGTGTACGTCTTCTCGGGCCAGCCGAGCCTCTTGCCGACGGAGGGGACCGCGGCCAGGGTGACCGGTGTGGTCGCCGCGTTGCCCGCGGGTGTCAGCGCGACACCATCGCCCGCGTCCAGGGCGCGCTCGACCCACACGTCGGAGTCGGGCAGCCAGACCTCGTAGTCCGGGGCGCTGGTGCCGGTGGCGAGACCGTCGGCGATCTCGTAGTTCTCGCGCGCGTCGACCCGGACATCGACGCAGCGGCCGTCGGAGGTGACGTTGTTCCTGCGGGCGTCGTCGGCGACGGCCCGCACGGCGGGGGCGATGTCCGGCGAGGCCGCCAGATCGATCCGTACGGCCGACCCCGTACAGCCGTCGGCGAAGGACAGCAGACCGCTCTGCGCCGCGACACCCGTCCCCGCGGCCACGCTGAGCACAAGAGCCGTGGCGATCAGTACGGTGCGACGGCGCGGGCGACGGCCCCTGGTGCTGTCCGTCGCTTCGTCGTCGGGCAAGCTGTGACGTTCCATGGCGGTGGTGCCCCTCCTTGACCTGAACAAGGAAAATGGGGGACCTCGGCCCGCTGAAAAACGCCCGTCCCCCGACGTGTAGCGCGATCTTCGTACCCGCATTCGAGACACTAGCGGGACGGGAAGGGGCTTGCGGCGCGATTAGTCAACTGGAGGCAGCTGTGCAGTCGGAGCCGGGCCGCGTGGCCGATTTTCTTCCCCAACAAGACCTGTCGCGCAGGATGCTGCGGTCCGAGGTGCTGATCGTCCTGGCGCTGTCGCTGGGAGCGAGCGCGGTATCGGCCCTGATCAGCTTTGTCGGATCGGTCACCAAGCCCGGCGGACTGAGCGACCAGGCGGCCACGCTCAACGGTTCGCACGCGCCCGGACGCCCATGGCTCGATCTCGCCTGGCAACTGTTCGGCATCGCGAGCTCGTTGGTGCCTGTGGTACTGGTGGCGCACCTGTTGCTCAGAGAGGGCAGCGGACTCCGCGACATGGGGTTCGACCGACGGCGTCCCTGGTTCGATCTCGGCCGTGGCGCACTGATCGCCGCCGGTATCGGAAGCGCCGGGCTCGCCTTCTACATCGCCTCGCGCGCCGCCGGGTTCAACCTCACCGTGGTGCCGGAATCGCTGCCCGAGGTGTGGTGGAAGTTCCCCGTACTGATCCTGTCCGCCGTGCAGAACTCCGTACTCGAAGAGGTCATCGTCGTCGGGTATCTGCTGCGCAGACTCGATCAGTTGGGGTGGACACCGATGGCCGCCCTGGTGGCCAGTTCGGTGCTGCGCGGGTCCTACCACCTGTACCAGGGCATCGGCGGTTTCATCGGGAACATGGTGATGGGCGTGGTGTTCGTCCTGGCCTACCGGCGCTGGGGGCGGGTCGGACCGCTGGTGGTGGCGCACGCGCTGCTCGACATCGTGGCCTTCGTCGGTTACGCGCTGCTCGCCGGACATGTGGACTGGCTGCCGACGCCGTAGCGGGTCGGGCGCCGGCAGCCGTTCGTTCAGGGAGCCGCGAGGAGTTCGCCGTCGATGACGGTGACGGCGTGGCCTGTGAGCAGCGTCCGGGCGCCGCGCAGTGAGGTGCGGACGAGGCCGGTACGGACGGACCCCTGGAGACCCGTGAGTTCGTCGCGGCCGAGACGGGCCGACCAGAAGGGGGCGAGCGCCGTGTGCGCGCTGCCCGTGACCGGGTCCTCGTCGATGCCGACACCCGGGAAGAACCCGCGCGACACGAAGTCGTAGCCGCGGTCCGGGTCCTCGGCCGCCGCGGTGACGACCACGCCGCGCCGTGACAGCGCTTCGAGCGACCGGATGTCCGGTGTCAGTTCCCGTACGGTCCGCTCGTCCGCCAGTTCCACCAGCAGATCCCCGATGTGCGACGCGGTGTCGTGCACCGAGACCGGGGCGGCGCCCAGGGCCGCGGAGACGCCGTCCGGGATCGCGACCGGGGTCAGCGACGACGTCGGGAAGTCGAGGGTCAGCCCGCCGTCGTCGTGCGCGGTGGCGCCGAGTACGCCGCAGCGCGCGGCGAAGCGGATCAAGCCTGTCGCGAGTCCGGCGGTGCGCAGGACGTGGGCGGTGGCGAGCGTGGCGTGCCCGCACATGTCGACCTCGGTCGCCGGGGTGAACCAGCGCAGTGCCCAGTCGGCCTCGCCGCCGGGCTCCAGGGGATGGGCGAACGCCGTCTCCGAGAGGTTCACCTCCCTGGCGACCCGCTGGAGCCAGGTGTCGTCGGGGAACGGGCCGGTGTCCAGGATCAGCACTCCCGCGGGATTGCCGGTGAAGGGGCGGTCGGTGAACGCGTCGACGATTCGAATACGCATGCTCCGGACCGTAGGAGAGCGCGGAAGCCGCAGGCCAAGGCCAATCCCGGACGACTGGCATCGAAGGTGGTTGCTCAACGAACTGTTCCGATATATCGTTGAGCCATCGCGACAGACTCGCGACTGATCAACGATGGAAGGAGCGTAGCGATGCGTTCACATGGACACGAGCAGGATCACGGACATGGGCAGTGCGGGCCCGGCCATCGGGGTCGGGGCGATTTCGAGGGGAGGCGCGGGGCCTTCGGGCCGTTCGGGCCGAACTTCGGACCCCCCTTCGGGGGCGGCGGACGAGGCCGTGGCGGAGGCAGAGGCAGGGCGCGGCGCGGCGATGTGCGCGCGTCGATCCTGGCGCTGCTGAAGGACCGGCCGATGCACGGCTACGAGATGATCCAGGAGATCGGCGAGCGCAGCTCGGGCGCCTGGCGCCCCAGCCCCGGTTCGGTCTACCCGACCCTCCAGCTCCTGGAGGACGAGGGGCTCATCGCCAGCCGCAGCGAGGGCGGCAAGAATCTCTTCACGCTGACCGAGGCCGGTCGCGCCGAGGCCGAATCGGGGCCCGACGCCCCGTGGGAAGAGGCCGGGCGCGGTGTCGACTGGGAGACGATGAACGAGATCCGGCAGGCCGGCTTCGGCCTGATGGAGGCGTTCGGGCAGGTCTGGAAGACCGGCTCCGCCGACCAGCGCACCAAGGCTCTCGCCGTCATCAACGACGCCCGCAAGAGGCTCTATCTGATCCTCGCCGACGAGGACTGACCCCGCCGGGTGCCGCTTGACCCCGTACGGCTCACAAGGGCCCCGCGACGATCACCGAGATCGTCGCGGGGCCTCTTTGTCGTATGCGATCGGTCGTGTCCGGTCCGCGTCGTATCCGGTCTGTCGTGTCGGGTCCTTCATGTGCGGGCCGCCGGCAGGAGCCGCCAGAACTCCGCCGAGTCGAAACGGTCGCTCGCCCGGGGGTGCGGGCCCTCGTCGTGACAGTGGAACGCCGCCCAGAACACATCGCCGCGCAGGGCGTCGGCCGGCGCGTACACCCGGTACACGTACTGCCGCCCGTCGACCGCGAGCAGGGCGACCATCCAGCACATCGGATCTCCCCCGGGCGGTCGTCGCGGCATCGTCGTACCTGAGGGACGAACGCTCCGGCGTGACGGTTGCGTCGGGGTGTGAGGCAAGGCGGCGCGCGCCCCTTCGGCGCGTCGGCGCGAGATCTCATTCGTAAGGAGGAGAGGGCGCACTGCTGTGCCCAACTTCGGTGGGATGCTCGAATGCTCCCCGCCGGGGATGCTTTCCCCACCGGCCGGCTGATGAGGTGGGAGTGTGCAGAGCCCTACCCCGTGGTTGCCCGAACAGTCCGATTCGACCGTTGTCTCCGCCGTCTCGATCCGCGCGGACATCGACGCCGGACTCTCCGCCGAGCTCGCGGCCGTCGTGTCGGGAGCGCGCAGGAGGGCGCACCGGGACGGCGACCGGCAGATGGACACCGCCCATCTGCTCCACTCGCTGCTGGAGTCGGATCCCGAGGTGCGCGCGGCGTTCGACGGCGGTCCGCAGGTCGCCCGTGTCCTCGGCTATCTCGTCCAGCGGAGCATCGGCTACGGGCTGCGCTGGCAGGGGACGGTGGAGCACTCCGGCTCGGTCCCCGTCGTGTCGACCCCCACGGTCCCCGGCTGGTCGCCCTCGGCCGTCACCGTCATGGAAGGCACCGTCGAACGGGCCCGGCGGCGCGGTGAGCCCACGGCCGGTGGTCTCGACCTGCTCGACGCGCTCGCGTCCGACCGGGCCTGCCGCGCGGTGGACGTGCTCGAACGGGCGGGAGTGGACGCGCGGACGCTGACCGGCCGCATCGCGGACGCCTCTCACGGAGTGTGACGAGTTCGGCGACCGGCGGCGACGATCTGTCTCGACAGGTGTGAAAGTGCCGATGCTCCTGACTTCGACTGACATGATGTGTCCATGCACGCGTCTCAGGGGAGAAGCGTCGGCCTGGGACTCGCTCTCTTGTCGGCCTTCGCATTCGGCGGTTCAGGTGTCGCGGCCAAGCCGCTGATCGAAGCGGGGCTCGATCCGCTGCATGTGGTCTGGCTCCGTGTCGCCGGAGCCGCGCTGGTGATGCTGCCTCTCGCCTGGCGCCACCGTGATCTCGTCCGCCGCAGGCCCGTCCTGCTGGCGGGCTTCGGGCTGTTCGCCGTGGCGGGCGTGCAGGCCTTCTACTTCGCCTCCCTCTCCCGTATCCCCGTCGGCGTCGCCCTGCTCGTCGAATATCTGGCACCGGCGCTGGTCCTGCTCTGGGTGCGCTTCGTCCGGCGCAGGCCCGTCACCCGCGCCGCGGCCGTCGGAGTCGTCCTGGCCGTCGGCGGACTCGCCTGCGTCGTCGAGGTGTGGTCCGGACTCTCCTTCGACGTGATCGGCCTGCTGCTGGCGCTCGCCGCCGCCTGCTGTCAGGTCGGTTACTTCCTGCTCTCCGACCAGGGCGGCGACTCCACGGACCCGGCCGGCGCGGTCGATCCGCTGGGCGTCATCGCGTACGGGCTGCTCATCGGCACGCTCGTACTCACCGTCGTCGCCCGGCCCTGGGGTATGGACTGGTCACTGCTGGCCGGCCGCGCCGACATGGGCGGGTCCGAGGTCGCCGCGCCGCTGCTGCTCGGGTGGATCGTGCTCATCGCGACCGTGCTCGCGTACGCCACGGGCGTCGTCAGCGTCCGCAGGCTCTCGCCGCAGGTCGCCGGTGTCGTCGCCTGTCTGGAGGCGGTGATCGCGACCGTACTTGCGTGGGTCCTGCTGCGCGAGCACCTGTCGGCGCCGCAGATCCTGGGCGGTCTCGTCGTGCTCGTGGGTGCGTTCATCGCCCAGACCTCGACGCCCACGGCGCGGGCCGGGGGAGTGGGCGACACGGAGCTGCTGAGCGAGGTGCCCGAAGTGATCGCCGAGGGGGACGGGTTGTCCGCCGGACGGACGGCCCCGTAGGCTGCCGATCATGCGACTGACAGTACTTCCGCCTCCCGCCGCCTGAGCGCGGGCGGCCATCCGCTGACGAAGACCGGGCTCGGGCAGTCCCCGAGCGGTCCGTCGCTGCCCGCGAGACGGCATGAGCGACCACCAACCCGTTCTTCACACGGAGAAGTCACGTGTCGATTTCCGCATCGTCCACCGCGTC
This window of the Streptomyces niveus genome carries:
- a CDS encoding PhzF family phenazine biosynthesis protein, whose product is MRIRIVDAFTDRPFTGNPAGVLILDTGPFPDDTWLQRVAREVNLSETAFAHPLEPGGEADWALRWFTPATEVDMCGHATLATAHVLRTAGLATGLIRFAARCGVLGATAHDDGGLTLDFPTSSLTPVAIPDGVSAALGAAPVSVHDTASHIGDLLVELADERTVRELTPDIRSLEALSRRGVVVTAAAEDPDRGYDFVSRGFFPGVGIDEDPVTGSAHTALAPFWSARLGRDELTGLQGSVRTGLVRTSLRGARTLLTGHAVTVIDGELLAAP
- a CDS encoding PadR family transcriptional regulator; this translates as MRSHGHEQDHGHGQCGPGHRGRGDFEGRRGAFGPFGPNFGPPFGGGGRGRGGGRGRARRGDVRASILALLKDRPMHGYEMIQEIGERSSGAWRPSPGSVYPTLQLLEDEGLIASRSEGGKNLFTLTEAGRAEAESGPDAPWEEAGRGVDWETMNEIRQAGFGLMEAFGQVWKTGSADQRTKALAVINDARKRLYLILADED
- a CDS encoding substrate-binding domain-containing protein translates to MERHSLPDDEATDSTRGRRPRRRTVLIATALVLSVAAGTGVAAQSGLLSFADGCTGSAVRIDLAASPDIAPAVRAVADDARRNNVTSDGRCVDVRVDARENYEIADGLATGTSAPDYEVWLPDSDVWVERALDAGDGVALTPAGNAATTPVTLAAVPSVGKRLGWPEKTYTWAELTATAAGKDALRLGAADPARSATGLLAFSSVVGSTREEDPDSDTRIAATAEALAERVSESDGQVVRSLVRGASGNARGNEAVFLTEQAAFVHNSADDGGSDLQLFYPTDAAPVLNYPLNLVNEPDLTTEESRAAMRFISLLSEDGPQRTMAEHGFRTGHSVVPGGLVRTAGGRAPQPFALTNAQPPASDMVDETLGMWTVTVQDARLTVVVDTSNSMAGPVPERGGESRMDVTKTSMLQTLARFTPADEVGLWGFAAGLDGAKDFRKLSETAPLGERAKDGATHRESLSDAVSALAPVATGSAAATGMYDTTLAAFKEAQSSYVSGKCNAVIILTGGPDTDTTARTSLMTELRKLADPRRPVPLIAIAVGPEANREEMDEVARITGGAGYEVSDPAEIQAVMIEAIMSVGGTKR
- a CDS encoding CPBP family intramembrane glutamic endopeptidase, yielding MLRSEVLIVLALSLGASAVSALISFVGSVTKPGGLSDQAATLNGSHAPGRPWLDLAWQLFGIASSLVPVVLVAHLLLREGSGLRDMGFDRRRPWFDLGRGALIAAGIGSAGLAFYIASRAAGFNLTVVPESLPEVWWKFPVLILSAVQNSVLEEVIVVGYLLRRLDQLGWTPMAALVASSVLRGSYHLYQGIGGFIGNMVMGVVFVLAYRRWGRVGPLVVAHALLDIVAFVGYALLAGHVDWLPTP
- a CDS encoding EamA family transporter; amino-acid sequence: MHASQGRSVGLGLALLSAFAFGGSGVAAKPLIEAGLDPLHVVWLRVAGAALVMLPLAWRHRDLVRRRPVLLAGFGLFAVAGVQAFYFASLSRIPVGVALLVEYLAPALVLLWVRFVRRRPVTRAAAVGVVLAVGGLACVVEVWSGLSFDVIGLLLALAAACCQVGYFLLSDQGGDSTDPAGAVDPLGVIAYGLLIGTLVLTVVARPWGMDWSLLAGRADMGGSEVAAPLLLGWIVLIATVLAYATGVVSVRRLSPQVAGVVACLEAVIATVLAWVLLREHLSAPQILGGLVVLVGAFIAQTSTPTARAGGVGDTELLSEVPEVIAEGDGLSAGRTAP
- a CDS encoding Clp protease N-terminal domain-containing protein, with translation MQSPTPWLPEQSDSTVVSAVSIRADIDAGLSAELAAVVSGARRRAHRDGDRQMDTAHLLHSLLESDPEVRAAFDGGPQVARVLGYLVQRSIGYGLRWQGTVEHSGSVPVVSTPTVPGWSPSAVTVMEGTVERARRRGEPTAGGLDLLDALASDRACRAVDVLERAGVDARTLTGRIADASHGV